One Thermoplasma volcanium GSS1 genomic window carries:
- a CDS encoding HAD family hydrolase: MKIIYKTDKEEMKTLFIDRDGTINKDCPYCHNPSDLFIYPDAVDLLQRYQDDGFRIIIVTNQSGIGRGYFTESQFKEFSDFMNDKLKENGIVISAIYYCPHKPEDSCNCRKPETGLFSEVLEDYKVDIPSSIVVGDRNEIDGEFARRIKLPFRLLRH; encoded by the coding sequence ATGAAAATAATATACAAGACTGATAAGGAGGAAATGAAGACATTATTTATAGATAGGGACGGAACAATTAACAAGGATTGTCCTTACTGCCACAATCCATCGGATCTTTTCATATACCCCGATGCAGTTGATCTTCTTCAAAGATACCAGGATGATGGATTTAGAATAATAATTGTGACAAATCAGTCAGGTATAGGCAGGGGTTATTTTACAGAAAGCCAGTTTAAGGAATTTTCAGATTTCATGAACGACAAGCTCAAGGAAAATGGTATTGTAATTTCAGCCATATATTACTGCCCTCATAAGCCAGAAGATAGCTGCAACTGTAGGAAACCCGAAACCGGTCTCTTTAGCGAAGTATTAGAAGATTATAAAGTGGATATCCCATCATCCATAGTGGTAGGGGATAGGAACGAGATCGATGGGGAATTTGCAAGGAGAATAAAGCTTCCATTCAGGCTTCTAAGGCATTAA